The Fortiea contorta PCC 7126 genome has a segment encoding these proteins:
- a CDS encoding putative bifunctional diguanylate cyclase/phosphodiesterase has translation MIFLMVGLFTCLGAQLIALRICNYLLPKIRNILLTKFQIIQRLSHKAMLLDSEGKKYSLKKQTNLKNKIPERTAQLYQEIRERQRMQQELEKSLSLQWATLESTADGILVVDIQGNITGFNQKFLKIWRIPESLMSSGNYKAAFRVAMKELKNPRYCLATVRELSLHPDEQINEAIAFKDGTIVELYSQPQRLGSKIVGRVWSFRDVTDQKLAVATIRHQASHDLLTNLPNREFFHQRLVESLQLAHQNHHQLAVCFLDLDRFKKINDTLGHRIGDQLLQSVAQRLKKCLGSADTLARWGGDEFILLLPEIKDVHGVAHIQEHILAAFKPAFSIENHCLHISASIGVALYPIHGEDAETLIKNADAALARVKSQGRNNYQFYHSAITSQATELLILENSLHSALERQEFEVYYQPQVNITTGKITKIEALLRWNSFDLGLIPPEKFIPIAEETGLIISIGEWVLKTACTQNKAWQEMLELPALTVAVNLSARQFQQSNLAEMVAQILSETQLNHECLELEITESVAMKNISLTQATLRELHNMGVAISIDDFGTGYSSLSYLKTFPLHGLKIDKSFVRDLRHGNNDVAIATAIIALAHGLNLAVVAEGVETEEQRNLLQILNCELMQGYLFSRPLSVEDTTKLLQKSQSCRCSDSFLVA, from the coding sequence CAAAAAATACTCGCTTAAAAAACAGACTAATTTAAAAAATAAAATTCCAGAGCGCACCGCCCAATTGTACCAAGAAATTAGAGAACGTCAGCGGATGCAACAAGAACTAGAAAAATCTCTTTCTCTGCAATGGGCAACATTAGAATCTACTGCTGATGGTATTTTAGTAGTAGATATTCAAGGTAATATTACTGGGTTTAATCAAAAATTTCTGAAAATCTGGCGCATCCCTGAATCTCTCATGTCTTCAGGGAATTACAAAGCAGCATTCAGAGTAGCGATGAAGGAGCTAAAAAATCCGCGATATTGTCTTGCTACCGTGAGGGAATTGTCTTTGCACCCAGATGAGCAAATTAATGAAGCAATCGCCTTTAAAGATGGGACAATAGTAGAGCTTTATTCGCAACCACAGCGCCTGGGGAGCAAAATCGTCGGTAGAGTCTGGAGTTTTAGGGATGTCACCGATCAAAAATTAGCAGTAGCTACTATCCGTCATCAAGCCTCACACGATTTATTAACAAATTTACCCAACCGCGAATTTTTCCATCAGCGTCTTGTAGAATCATTGCAGTTAGCACATCAAAATCATCATCAATTAGCTGTTTGCTTTTTAGATTTAGATCGATTTAAAAAAATCAACGATACACTAGGTCATAGAATTGGTGACCAATTGTTGCAAAGTGTTGCTCAACGATTAAAAAAGTGCTTAGGAAGTGCTGACACCCTAGCGCGGTGGGGAGGTGACGAATTTATCTTACTTTTACCAGAAATTAAAGATGTTCATGGTGTCGCCCACATTCAAGAACATATTCTAGCAGCTTTTAAACCAGCATTTAGTATTGAAAATCATTGCTTGCATATCAGCGCTAGTATTGGTGTGGCGCTTTATCCCATCCATGGTGAAGATGCAGAAACCTTAATTAAAAATGCTGACGCGGCGTTGGCTCGCGTCAAGTCTCAAGGGAGAAATAATTATCAATTTTATCACTCTGCTATCACTTCCCAAGCTACCGAATTGTTAATATTAGAAAATAGTTTACACTCGGCTTTGGAGCGGCAAGAATTTGAGGTTTACTATCAACCACAAGTTAATATTACCACAGGAAAAATTACTAAAATTGAAGCCTTGCTACGTTGGAATAGCTTTGATTTAGGGTTAATTCCTCCCGAAAAATTTATTCCCATTGCTGAAGAAACCGGATTAATTATATCCATTGGCGAATGGGTTTTAAAAACTGCTTGCACTCAAAATAAAGCTTGGCAAGAAATGCTAGAATTACCAGCACTTACTGTTGCTGTTAATCTTTCTGCTAGACAATTTCAGCAATCTAATTTAGCTGAAATGGTAGCGCAGATATTATCAGAAACTCAATTAAATCATGAGTGTTTAGAGTTGGAAATTACTGAAAGCGTGGCGATGAAAAATATCAGTTTAACCCAAGCCACATTGAGAGAATTACATAATATGGGCGTGGCTATTTCCATAGACGATTTCGGCACAGGATATTCTTCTTTAAGTTATCTGAAAACCTTTCCGCTCCACGGCTTAAAAATTGATAAGTCTTTTGTACGGGATCTCAGACATGGTAATAATGATGTGGCGATCGCTACTGCTATTATTGCATTAGCTCATGGATTAAATTTGGCAGTTGTAGCAGAAGGGGTAGAAACTGAGGAGCAGAGGAATTTGTTGCAAATTCTCAATTGTGAGTTGATGCAAGGATATCTTTTTAGTCGTCCTCTCTCGGTTGAAGATACCACAAAATTGTTACAAAAATCTCAATCTTGCAGATGTAGTGATTCTTTTTTAGTAGCATAA